The following nucleotide sequence is from Phacochoerus africanus isolate WHEZ1 chromosome 6, ROS_Pafr_v1, whole genome shotgun sequence.
ttttttttttttcttttttctttccctccctccctcccttccttcctttttctttttatgctataTCTGAGGCACAGGGAAATgcctggggctaggggttgaattgaagctgcagctgtggtttatgccacagccacaacaacaccgggtctcagctacatctgcaacttatggtgtagcttgcagcaacgctggatccttttaacccattgggtgaggccagggatcaaagctgcatcctcacagagacagtgttgggtcctttacctgctgagccacagcaggaacacctaaccttcattttataaaagaagttGTGACagcttatttgtttctttccttataTAATGCTGTGTCTCTCCTTTAAATTCAGATTCTCACAGTGTCCTAGAAGCTGTCATCACCTCCATTGTACTAGTATTGATGATGAATGAAATCTAGGAGCATGTATTGTACTTAGCAGAGTATTCTCTGAAGtttttgtaaattttgaaaatagcTATTAGTTCCCTCCTTTCACTGTCTATTCTCCATTTTTTGTGTCACTGCTGTTTTCTAATAAgtgctgcttcctttttttccctttgtttttatttccatcatgGCCTTCTCCCTACAGTTGCCTCTTTCCTCTGGCTTTTTGGAAAAttgaactttttttctcttcGGTCAATTTGATAAATTAACATACTTAATCACCTCTGTAGTGTTATAGTTAACGAACTCTGTATCTTCCATGTCCTAAAGTTGATTAAGACCACATCTGATTTATGAATTTCCCCCAGAAAATACCCAAATGATTTTCTCACTTCTCCTTAAAAATATCTGTAAGAAGAGAGGGACTCGCTATCTGATGAGGTGGCTTATTCTAAGTTTGGACCACTCATAAGTTTTCTCTTATTGAGCAGAAATCTACCTTTGCCTGAATTTAACTAGTCTTGTCTTTTGGAGCCATTCATGTCTTCATCTTTCAGTTTTCATGactgtttcagtttcctcaacaCTCTTGCTTACTTTTCCTGGATACTCTCCAGATTTCTCAAAGCCTGtcttgatacatttttaaagaaacaattcaCTCTTAGATTTGGTCTCATCAGCACAGTGTAGAACATTAACCTTAATTTTGACTTTTAATATCTTAGAATCGTATTCTCCTTTTTAGTAGGTGTATCACTCTCAAGGCAGAGAAAACATAGCATTAATGTTGTAGTACAGGTCTGATTGCCTAGTTGGAGTTGTACCATCACAACTTAGCTGTGGTTTTGAGCACATTACATGGATCAAATTAATCCATATAAAGTGCCTAATTTCAAGTGTCAAAAATATCATGTTTATTATTGataatgttttgattatttttctcaatTGTCTATTGCTGCATAACCAATCAAAACTAAAAcagtgatttattctttttttgtgtctctGTGGCTTGCCTGGATTCTTTTGGGCAGTTTTTCACATGATGTTGGCTGTGGTCACTTACTATTATGTTCAGCTGGGGCTATTGTGACCATTCTCTCCAGCAGGatagtttgactttttaaatgctGACTTAGGATGCcgagagagcaaaagaagaagcTGCTGGTCCTCTTAAGACTTAGGCCTAGAATTGTGGAACAGCAGTCCTTTTCACCACACTCTGTTGGTTAAAGGTGGTGAACAAAGTTAGCCTGGactcaggagaaaggaaataaattctacCTCTTGACCTGAGGAGTGGCATACATGGACAGGAATGGCAGGGAATTGGTGGAGGCTGCTATCCTTGGAAACAGTCTACTATAATCTTTCTCATAGTTAGCTCTTTGAACCAAATTTAATCTTTAATCcagtctttcttgcttttttgtgttttaaatcatAATGATTCTTTATGTTATCAGAAGATTTTGTTTGTCATTTATCCCTTTctcaacttcttttatttttaatagcttttattgaggtgtaattgatgtAGAAAAAACTGCACATACATAATGAGGTACAGTGTGATGAGTTTGCCTTTTCAACTTCGTATAGTCatcattttacaaaaaatatttgcCACTGTTGATAGGTGGTCCTTTTGGTCTATCATCTATCTTTAGGCCAGTAAGCAGCCTGACTACTGTTATCTCACCTTCCTGTTACCTATAGGTGCTGGTTAATAGCTTTAATGTAGtagtagtttttgttgttttaatcacATTATGGCTAAATTCAGTATTTACTTGGGAGAAGAGGTGCTTatttgctaatttaaaaattctcagtgTGAGATAGCccaatataaaactttttttagatCTACAGAGTTGAGTTGTTAAAAAAGATGAATTACAAATTCTCATAAATTTATTGACACCTTGCCTAAATAACTTCTAAGGTTCTTACATGTGTACTTTTACATCCTAAGTGATTCATCCTTAACCAGCTAACTGCACATTTGTCACCTtcatctttacatgtatacagtaAAGTGGGTTAGATAAAAatcattggggagttcctgctgtgacccagtgggttaagaatcagctcAGATCTTTGaggaggtgtaggtttgatccctggccctgaatagcccattaaaggatctggcattgtctcagctgctgtgtaggtcatgGCTGTGGATTAGattcggatccctggcctgggaacttgcatgtgccgtgggtatagcctataaaaaaaaaagtcattgagaaGTGAAGGATGTGATGAGGCAGTGTTATCCTTAGCATCAGTGTCTTGCTCACTGTTAAATTCTCCGTGATGAGCATAGGGACATTTAAGTATTGGAGAATAAGTTGATGTAAAAAATATGTTGAAGcagtaaaatatgaaatagaaaggCCTAGGTGGAGAATTGATTTCATGGTTAGGCTTTTAGTTACTGTcactttcatttgaaaatattcttctatagttttaaatatacataaatgagTCAGAGAGCAGTTCACAACTGAGTTGTATAGGGATGGAACCAtctttaaatttatgtatatattttcctgctatttaatttgaaattatttgtgaATTCTCGTTAATTAACCATACTTTCTTTAGGTAGATTTAATAGCCTAACCTTTATTTAGCCTAGTCAGTCAGTGGAATTTATCCTTCAAAATGTGGTGTGCCATAGTTAAACCTAGAATGACTCCAAAGCCATTTTGCTCTTCCATCTCTCATAGTCCCCGAATGAATAATGCATTGTGTATTAAGACACAAAACTTGAAAAGGCCTGGTcgtttcttaagaaaaaaaaatctttttactgTCTTGGGGATAGTAAATGGAAATGCTTTCTGCTGTTGAGATAGATCCCCAAAGAGTAGCCTTAGTGTCTACCAAGTGTTTATGCCTCAAAGAGGATGATGGTGTTTAAAGGACAAAATGATGGGAAGTTTAAATTTTGCCAAGTCTTAGGTTGCAAGGCATTCCTTCTGTGGAGGCAGTGGTAGTCTTCCAGACCCAAAGGGTTCCTTTACTTCTATCTAATTAGGGTGATGTTTCACGCTAGAAGCTGATATTTTCTGCTGGAAGCTGCTTCAgaatttaaatacatacatacatacatacctacatacattTTTGCAGCTGAGAGGTTTGGGTATGAAAGTGCGGGTGTGGTGTAGTAAGAATTTTGTTATCCTGACCAAAGTGCTCTTATTTCAGGCAAGTACTTTCAAATTCAGGTAATAATCACAGGAAACAGTATTTCAAGTTGACTTTGCGCACCTTCAGTCCTTTCTTTTAATGCATTACAGCCTGGTCCTACTGTCAACTTGAAATTACCCACTTCACCCCGGTATCTATAGTTGTAGAAAGCTGAGGGAAGATTGCTTAAAGCTTACTCATCCACCcaccatttgaaaaaataatgagtaATTGTAACAAAAGTTAGAGTtactatttaaaagtatttttcagtTTGGCATATAAGTAGGTGCTATATAGACTAAACTACTGGGTAACCTCCAGAATAATAGAAACTAAGAATTAGATACCCCTTTTCCTTGTAAAAATTGAGACTTATTTGGGGCCAAGCCCAGCTGAAAATTAACTTTCACCTTGATTCCTAGAGTCTATTTAGTagagaaaaaaaggattattttaaaaagaaaaccttcacCTAATTCTACTGCTGAATATTATCTTTCTCccctcttaaaaaataaaaatcatgcctTATTCCCTTcgtacaaaaatcaattgtagaATTACAATTCTTAGCATTTTAGGATTTAATTGATTTAGACTTAGAATTTTGAATAGAATAACTAATAATGTCTGGGGTAGTCTGTAAACATTTAAGTTATTAGCTGAAAATTACTTCAAGGTAGGTAACTAAAGGTTTTCTCTTTAGATCTGTAATTCTCATACTCTAACCAGTGTCCTAATTtagttagaaaaaataaaacttcctttaTAAACAGCTTTTTACCTGTTGTGAGATAGtactttaattgtatttttacaaatgaagtTACTTTTGTTCTGCCTCCTCTGTCCTGGACTCTGATAGTGTCTATTATGTTATTGGTTTCTGCTTCAGTCATATATTTCTCCACAGTCCCAAAAGGTTAATCTCTTATGTTCTTTCCATTCTAATAGCATGACTACCTTGAAAATGAAGTTTGCTACCctgttatataataataaaatgttatgagCGCTCATGCTTTCATATTCATCGAAACATACAGTCTTTATCAGTATGTAAATTGATAGCGCTATGGGTGAGAGAGGGCAATTTTAAGTATTGCTGTCTAAAGCATTCTGCTTTTAAGCCACAAATTTATGAGTCTCTTGCATTCAAAAATTGTTATTATTGGCAATGACTGGgtattaaagttttaaaacttctGCTATAGTATGCTCTTAATAAATGCagattctttcagtttttgtaaatattttagtctAAATTATgactctcttttcttctcaagTCTCTTTTGGAAAAGTTCTTGATCCCCAATGCTTCACAAGCAGAGAGCAAAGTCTtctatttgaaaatgaaaggagaCTACTACCGTTACTTGGCTGAGGTTGCTGCTGGTGATGATAAGAAAGGTATGCTGCCTTGACCTTTTTGCTGCAAGTTTATAAAATAACAGTTAAATGAAGAGAAgtagtggactttttttttttaaataaaaaagtcctggagttcccattgtggctcaggggttaacgaattcgactaggaaccatgaggttgtgggtttgatccctggccttgctcagtgggttaaggatccggcattgctgtgagctgtggtgtagattgcagatgcgactccgatcctgcattgctgtggctctggcgtaggctggcggctatagcttcgattagacccctagcctgggaacctccatatgcctcgggagcagccctagaaaaggcaaaaagacaaaaaaatgaagtccTGAGGCTATACAGTTAACCTTTGAGCAACATAAGTTTGAGCTACACAgggactttttttccccataaatacTATAGTACTACACAAATCAAGATTGGTTGAATCCTATATATGATgggccaacttttttttttgtctttttgccttttcttgggccgctcctgcggcatatggaggttcccaggctaggggtctaatcggagctgtagccaccagcctacgccagagccacagcaacgcaggatccgagctgcgtctgtgacctacaccacagctcacggcaaggccagattgttaacccactgagcaagggcagggatcaaacccccaacctcatggttcctagttggattcgttaaccactgcgccacgacaggaactccccaacttttaaattatattcaagagttcccgtcatggctcagtggttaacaaacacaactagtatccatgagggggcaggttcaatccctggccttgctcggttgggtttaggatccggagttgctgtgactgtggtataggtcagcagctaaggctctgatttgacccctagcctgggaacctccatatgcctccggtgtggccctaaaaaaagaggacccccccccccgaaaataTACTCAGATTCTCAACTGCATGTGGAGAGTCAGCACCCCTAAACTgccttgttcaagggtcaactgtgtatTTACTGCCTGATAATTGGTATTGTAAAATGTATGCTCACTGACAAGCCAATTTTATGTATAGGAATGTTTCCTCACAATTTGAAGAAGCAGTAGTTACAGTGTAACTGTAGGGGAGCACAAACTAATTATTAAAGATAATACTGAGATAATTACAGAGTTGTTGTCCTAACGTTGGTCATTGGCTAGTGCGTATTCCAGGAGAagcttatctttttaaatttatttcaaaatttatcatTGGACAATAAAGGTTTAGTTTGAGGAGTGAAGGTGCAGTGCAAACTTTTATCAATATGTTTTGGTGTGTTTTATCATCCAGGGATTGTGGATCAGTCACAGCAAGCATACCAAGAAGCTTTTGAAATCAGCAAAAAGGAAATGCAACCAACACATCCTATCAGATTGGGTCTGGcccttaacttctctgtgttCTATTATGAGATTCTGAACTCCCCAGAGAAAGCCTGCTCTCTTGCAAAGACAGTATGTATTTTTTACATGTTACATGGAAATTCAGTAATCACTAGTATTTGAACActgaaatgtgttttattttaatcatagGCATTTGATGAAGCCATTGCTGAACTTGATACATTAAGTGAAGAGTCATACAAAGACAGCACGCTAATAATGCAATTACTGAGAGACAACTTGACAGTAAGTACATAACAGTATCATTAATGGTTGATGTAGTTGAAGAGATTACAGGCAAACCTGTTTTACTGCACTTCACAGATGCTGtgatttttacaaattgaaggtgtGTGGCAAACCTGTGTTGAGCAAGTCTATGGGTGCCGTTTTCTCAAAAGCATTTGTTCACTTCTTgtctctctaattttttttggtaatttatcaATAAAGTTACTTAATAAAGTATGTaccttgtttttttaaagacaggtGTAAGATCTACCTGTTGTTAAAACTGTGAAGAAAACCACCTTACAGAAACCAGTATTAGACTGAGGACTAAAAATGTGCCTTTTCATTAATTATATACCCATTATTAaaattttggggtttgtttgtttgtttgtttttctcattttagggctgcagccacggcatgtgaaagttcctgggctaggggttgaattggagctgctgctgtgggcctacaccacagccacagcaactcgggatacaagctgaattggagctatatctgtgacctacaccacagcttgcttgcagcaacactggatacttaacccactgagggaagccaaggctcgaacctgtgtcccagggacactgtgttggattcttaacccactgaaccacaatgggaactcccaaaattttgtttttaaaataattttttaattcaagattTTGAACTTTCAATCAcatagttcattttatttttcatttcaatatatTGATTCTGTTTTTTCCATGTAGTCACAGGAGAGTTTAGCTTTTAAGTGTCAAGTATCTGCCCTGTGCTGGGTAAAGAGCTAGGAACGATTATAGTCTAGTGCTACTGATTTTTGTTAGCTTGAGGGCCATTTCTCTTGGAGATTGTACATCATCGTTttatgtatttcacttttttccagctttattttatCTAATCCATCACCAATTTTCTGAACCAGTTACACATTCTAGTGTTGAATGTTATCAGCAGTTTTTTGAATGGTATTGCGTACTTGTTTGTTATTAAACactgaaataatttcttaaaagaatgaaTCTTACATATATCAAATGGAAGACGCATTTTGTTagctaattttaatattaataatttttcatatttttctgctttgaaaTGATGTTGTAAAAGGTAGAACTTGAGACCTAGTCCCTTCTGAGTTGTTTTGACACCACTTTTTGAGAAAGCTTGATCTGAAATAGATATTTTCAGCTGAATTTTATCAGTATGGCATAGCATACAACAGCTGAGTAAGAAAACCAAGGTTCAGATTCTGATTCTGTCACCATTTACTATGTAAtcttctctgagctttggttGTATTGTCTGTTATCATTATAGGTTGACTGGGTCATTTTATCTGTCAAGTAAAGAAATTTTGTTAAAACTGTCTACTATTTGAGTCTGGATCCAGTTGACCAGTATTAACACACAACCTTAGGAATAGAAAGATCTTTTGTCagaattttcatgtttatatgGTGAATTGAAAGATCCTTGAAAGCTCGAACTGGAAAGAGATGTTAGAAGATAATTTCATCTTGTGTACAAGACCCTCTGTTTAATAGACGCACAGACATCTGGAGGTTATTCAGCTAACTGTAGCCTTAAAAGAAGTCTCCTTTTCAGGCCAGAGATATATTTGGTTAAATAGCACTAATGGGTGATTTTGAGGGATAGAAAAACATTAATGAGTTTCCCCCCCTTCATTTTCCAGTGTATAAGCGATATAAAATTTAATGTCATCTTGAATCAGTTCTTTTATAATTACCTCTAAAAATCACTATAGAGTGGTAAGatctgttaccaaaaaaaaaaaaaaaaattagcatttgaaACAGCTGAgataatttcaaaattcaaactTCAAAGTCATCTTTTTAACATGCTGAAAAACTGTAATAGTAATCTAAAAATTATAGACCCCATAGTCCTACAACTATGGTAAAATTCAGTTTTTACCTCTTAGAAGATTAGGCTCTGACCAACCAAAGCTAAAAATGTTGGAAAAGCGAAGTATTTTAGTTCAGACTTGATCCTGGCTCTTGAATTTCATAATGTGGGATTCTCTTTGGAGTAGGAGTCTGAAGGACTGCCAGGGGAAAGTAGTCAGCCTGAGCTCCTTGAACATGggttaaattttatgtttctggTTTAGTTGCACTAAACTTAATACATCCATCTCTCATTGTGGCTTTTTGGGACAATATGATATTCTGATATCTATTGGTACTTAGTATTTTATTGTACTTCTATGATTTCTTCTACTTTAGGAATAACCACGAATTTTATATATCTGACTTTGTTATTTGATTTGAAGACAGCTCTGCTTGTATTTACTGTGCTTACAGAATGATTGGGAGGAAATAAATGTGTCATGTTGAGGTGTTTTATGTCTTGAAGCTGTTTTCAGtgctgagttttgttttgttttaagaaagcCTTTCAACAAAAACTGCTTACATTCTGGTACCTTGGCATATATGTTAAGGTTTTTTTCAAGCTGAAATACactaaattatctttctttttctttcctttctttctttttttttttaaactagttgtGGACATCGGATACCCAAGGAGATGAAGCTGAAGcaggagaaggaggggaaaatTAACCGGCCTTCCAACTTTTGTCTGCCTCATTCTAAAATTTACACAGTAGACCATTTGTCATCCATGCTGTCCcacaaatagttttttgtttACGATTTATGACAGGTTTATGTTACTTCTATTTGAATTTCTATATTTCCCATGTggtttttatgtttaatattagGGGAGTAGAGCCAGTTAACATTTAGGGAGTTATCTGTTTTCATCTTGAGGTGGCCAATATGGGGATGTGGAATTTTTATACAAGTTATAAATGTTTGGCATAGTACTTTTGGTACATTGTGGCTTCACAAGGGCCAGTGTTAAAATTGCTTCCATGTCTAAGCAAGGAAAACTGCCTACATATTGGTTTGTCCTGGTGGGGAATAAAAGGGATAATTGGTTCCAGTCACACATGTAGTCGTGGGTACTTTAAGGTTTGGAGCACTTACAAGGCGTAGTAGAAGTGGATATCCCGTGAATATTACATGTAAAATCATGTATTATCTGTGGGATACTCGGTCTCAATGTGCACACCTTTGACTACAGCTACGGAAGTGTTCCTTGTAGTGGTGACCCAATTTATTCTGGATAAGGGCAGAAACGGTTCACATTCCATTATTTGTAAAGTTACCTGCTgtttgctttcattatttttgctacactcattttatttgtatttaaatgttGTAGGCAACCTAAGAACAAATGTACAAGTAAAGATGCAGTAAAAATGAATTGCTTGATATCCATTACTTTCATGTATATCAAGCACAGcagtaaaacaaaaaatccatgtatttaactttttttaggtttttttttttttttgcttttgtgatttttttttttttttttgatacttgcCTAACATGCATGTGCTGTAAAAATAGTTAACAGGGAAATAACTTGAGATGATGGCTAGCTTTGTTTAATGTCTTAAGAAATTTTCATGAACAATCCAAGCATAATTGTTAAGAACACGTGTATTAAGttcatgtaagtggaataaaAGTTTTACGAATGGACTTTTCAACTACTTTCTCTACAGCTTTTCATGTAAATTAGCCTTTGGTTCTGAAACTTCTCTAAAGGAAATTGtacatttttggaaatttattcCTTATTCCCTCTTGGCAGCTAATGGGCTTTTACCAAGTTTGAATACAAAGTTTTATCATAACAACAAAATACTACTAATATAACTACTACTGTTCCCAACCATATCCCATACTCCCCTCTTCCCCTggggaaagaaattttttttttttttccagtggcagGGGGGATTGATTGAAAAAAAGTAATgtgttccatttaaaattttggtataTGGCATTTTCTAACTTAGGAAGCCACAATGTTCTTAGCCCATCATGACATTGGGTAGCATTAACTGTAAGTCTCGTGCTTCCAGATCACTTTTGTTGTTAAGAATTTCTTGACGCTCTTATAGCTTGCCTTCAGTTTTGATCCTTTACTCTTTCTATTTGTCAGGTGCACAGGATTACCCCTCTTCAGCCTTCTGTCTTGTCACCAACCATTTCTACTTGGTGGCCATGTACTTGGGGGAAAGGCCGCATGATCTTTCTGGCTCCACTCAGTGTCTGATGATGCCCTGCTTCCTTTGCTTGCATCCCACAAACTATTTCCCTCATCCTCTTCACTGCAGCAAATCTCTCCTTAGTTGATGAGATTGTGTTTATCTCCCTATAAACCCTGCCTACCCTGAATGGTCTGTCATTGTCTTTGCCTTTAaaatcttcctcttcctttctttaaataATGATGGGACTAAGTTATACCCAAAGCTCACCCTGCAGACCATTTCCTCAGTACCTTGCAGAAATcaccaaacaaaaaataccattttaaaagaggtgtattttttttttcttttagaatgtaagctcctcAAGAGCAGGGACAATGTTTTCTGTATGTTCTATTGTG
It contains:
- the YWHAZ gene encoding 14-3-3 protein zeta/delta, whose protein sequence is MDKNELVQKAKLAEQAERYDDMAACMKSVTEQGAELSNEERNLLSVAYKNVVGARRSSWRVVSSIEQKTEGAEKKQQMAREYREKIETELRDICNDVLSLLEKFLIPNASQAESKVFYLKMKGDYYRYLAEVAAGDDKKGIVDQSQQAYQEAFEISKKEMQPTHPIRLGLALNFSVFYYEILNSPEKACSLAKTAFDEAIAELDTLSEESYKDSTLIMQLLRDNLTLWTSDTQGDEAEAGEGGEN